A window of the Synechococcus sp. JA-3-3Ab genome harbors these coding sequences:
- a CDS encoding urease accessory protein UreD, translated as MTFGKALLKISRQGEHARIWEYSQAPLQWLGSPGEPPLYYLRNPNGGLLGGDRHHIAIELGAGAGLAIRTQGATRLHPGLIRQQAKVKLAPTSQLIWIPHPTIPGAGADFRQQVQIELDPSARLAYAEIWTAGRLAMGECWQFRRLSSSLRVWVAAGSPSASRQKKLWLQEHIDLRFPHQHVSTASVLGSHLCWGSLYLLGDWPEPTWPTVHVSGTESPHWLVKSPDPVCQGWILRQVGPQAEAIWQQFGQVVQQLAAAQRSSSQGW; from the coding sequence GTGACCTTCGGCAAGGCCCTCTTGAAGATCAGCCGCCAAGGCGAACATGCCCGCATTTGGGAGTATTCTCAGGCCCCCCTGCAATGGCTGGGATCCCCCGGTGAGCCGCCCCTCTATTACCTGCGCAACCCCAACGGCGGCCTGCTGGGCGGGGATCGCCACCACATCGCGATCGAGCTGGGGGCAGGCGCAGGGCTGGCAATTCGCACCCAGGGGGCAACCCGCCTCCACCCCGGCCTGATCCGGCAACAGGCCAAGGTCAAGCTGGCCCCCACCAGCCAACTGATCTGGATCCCTCACCCGACCATTCCCGGCGCAGGAGCAGACTTCCGCCAACAGGTGCAGATCGAGCTGGATCCCAGTGCCCGCCTGGCCTATGCCGAGATCTGGACGGCCGGGCGGCTGGCCATGGGGGAATGCTGGCAGTTTCGGCGCCTTTCCAGCAGCTTGCGGGTTTGGGTCGCTGCCGGGAGCCCATCTGCTAGCCGCCAGAAAAAGCTCTGGCTGCAAGAACACATCGATCTCCGCTTTCCCCACCAGCATGTCTCCACCGCGTCGGTGCTGGGATCCCATCTCTGCTGGGGATCCCTGTATTTGCTGGGGGACTGGCCGGAACCCACTTGGCCGACCGTTCACGTCAGCGGGACAGAATCCCCACACTGGCTGGTCAAGTCTCCGGATCCCGTCTGTCAGGGCTGGATCCTGCGCCAGGTGGGGCCACAGGCAGAGGCCATCTGGCAGCAGTTCGGCCAGGTTGTGCAACAGCTTGCCGCGGCCCAGAGAAGCTCAAGCCAGGGGTGGTAG